The Lycium ferocissimum isolate CSIRO_LF1 chromosome 10, AGI_CSIRO_Lferr_CH_V1, whole genome shotgun sequence genome window below encodes:
- the LOC132033415 gene encoding probable carbohydrate esterase At4g34215 produces MGILINIWRLLLRLPQEVDKYECTTISKMRLKTMFKLKKNLQNATEEILLILMFISALLYLRWISSRNNQDHLLTNRSTDKLNKQIFILAGQSNMAGQGGVHNFSWDGIIPRECQPNPDNILRLRVNMKWEIAHEPLNYGVDCLHNCGIGPGMAFANAILKQDPNFGVIGLVPCSRSGTGIHAWIRGNLPYDQLLTKAKVARRDGGTIRGLLWYHGESDSKYKYTARYYKSKFIKFIQDIRTDLNSPLLPVLVVVLHYPKPPFVGKFVHVVRQAQMDIELPNVIKVDANGLPVGSDGIHLTTQAQVQLGNMMAQAFLNAKFQSVTFNSNKTYHMK; encoded by the exons ATGGGTATTCTAATTAATATCTGGCGATTATTGCTTCGTCTACCACAAGAAGTGGACAAGTACGAGTGTACGACAATATCGAAAATGAGGTTGAAGACTATGTTCAAACTGAAGAAGAACTTACAAAATGCAACCGAAGAAATTTTGTTAATCTTGATGTTTATATCGGCTCTACTTTACTTAAGGTGGATTAGCAGTCGTAACAATCAAGATCATCTGCTTACAAATCGGAGCACTGACAAATTAAACAAACAAATATTCATATTAGCTGGACAAAGCAACATGGCAGGTCAAGGAGGTGTACACAACTTCTCTTGGGATGGTATTATACCTCGCGAATGTCAACCTAATCCAGATAATATTCTTCGATTGCGGGTAAATATGAAGTGGGAAATTGCACATGAACCCCTTAATTACGGGGTTGATTGTCTTCATAATTGTGGAATTGGTCCTGGAATGGCATTTGCTAATGCAATTCTTAAACAAGATCCAAATTTTGGGGTTATTGGATTAGTGCCATGTTCTAGGTCAGGTACTGGAATTCATGCATGGATTCGTGGGAATTTGCCTTATGATCAATTGTTAACAAAAGCTAAGGTTGCTCGTAGAGATGGAGGGACTATTAGAGGATTATTGTGGTATCATGGTGAGAGTGATTCAAAGTATAAGTACACTGCaagatattataaatccaaatTTATAAAGTTTATTCAAGACATACGTACCGACTTGAATTCTCCTCTGCTTCCTGTTCTTGTG gtAGTTCTACATTATCCAAAACCGCCGTTTGTAGGAAAATTTGTGCATGTAGTGAGACAAGCACAGATGGATATTGAACTCCCAAATGTAATAAAGGTGGATGCTAATGGTCTACCAGTGGGTTCGGATGGTATTCATCTCACAACCCAAGCCCAAGTCCAACTTGGTAATATGATGGCTCAGGCTTTTCTCAACGCTAAATTTCAATCTGTAACATTTAATTCAAACAAGACTTATCATATGAAGTAG
- the LOC132033414 gene encoding uncharacterized protein LOC132033414, translating to MTWKSHGDNFNIAPRFPEQLYYCSDALPTKPNKFCPLLMYKKKQENCEKMEGGLPMLNCLLQHTLRSLCTCSEWVYAVFWRIVPRNYPPPKWDHGGSLLDRAKGNKRNWILVWEDGFCDFYECERSKREYGRIKFGPDIFFKMSHEVYSFGEGLVGKVAADNSHRWVFKDASNEKDSSFICSWNLSIEPQPRAWGVQFNSGIQTIAIISLREGIIQLGSFNKVLEDLNLVVSIQRKFSYLQSIPGIYAIQRPFPPIQHPYSYKANNVNLVNETDYGMDDKHQLIGSKRLLGDRLIHEFPVKSINLGDNSPQSMASLPLWSMSATAPSCYANAVHDMNTFRDRVMRNTTSKNVKANGLNHLKFGTANEDGK from the exons ATGACCTGGAAGTCACACGGAGACAATTTTAATATTGCTCCAAGGTTTCCTGAACAACTTTATTATTGCTCCGACGCTTTgccaaccaaaccaaataaattttgccctttacttatgtataaaaaaaaacaagaaaactgTG aaaaaatggAAGGTGGACTTCCCATGCTAAATTGTCTACTACAGCACACACTTAGAAGTCTCTGTACTTGCTCTGAGTGGGTCTATGCTGTTTTCTGGAGAATTGTCCCCAGAAACTATCCTCCACCTAA ATGGGATCATGGAGGAAGCTTGCTTGATCGCGCTAAAGGAAACAAGAGAAATTG GATTCTTGTTTGGGAAGATGGTTTCTGTGACTTTTATGAATGTGAAAGATCCAAAAGGGAATATGGGAGGATAAAGTTTGGTCCTGACATCTTCTTCAAAATGTCTCATGAGGTTTATTCTTTTGGTGAAGG ATTGGTGGGCAAAGTTGCAGCAGATAATAGTCACAGATGGGTGTTTAAAGATGCCTCAAATGAAAAAGATTCAAGCTTTATTTGCTCATGGAATCTGTCCATTGAACCT CAACCAAGAGCCTGGGGAGTTCAGTTTAATTCAGGCATTCAG ACTATTGCAATTATATCTCTTAGGGAAGGCATCATTCAGCTTGGCTCATTTAATAAG GTTCTTGAAGATCTCAATCTAGTAGTAAGCATTCAGAGGAAATTCAGCTACCTCCAAAGCATACCAGGCATTTATGCAATTCAGAGACCTTTTCCACCAATCCAACATCCATACAGTTACAAGGCAAACAATGTCAATCTAGTTAATGAGACAGACTATGGAATGGACGATAAACACCAGCTAATTGGGTCTAAAAGACTTCTTGGTGATCGATTAATTCACGAGTTTCCAGTCAAGTCCATCAATTTAGGTGATAATAGCCCACAAAGCATGGCTAGTCTACCTCTGTGGTCGATGTCTGCAACAGCACcgtcttgttatgctaatgcaGTACATGACATGAATACTTTTCGCGACAGAGTTATGAGGAACACTACAAGCAAGAATGTCAAGGCTAATGGATTAAATCATTTAAAGTTTGGGACAGCCAATGAAGATGGAAAATAA